One Rosa chinensis cultivar Old Blush chromosome 5, RchiOBHm-V2, whole genome shotgun sequence genomic region harbors:
- the LOC112165603 gene encoding protein transport protein SEC23: MDFVELEAIEGLRWSWNSWPSSKADQAALVIPLSVMCTPLMQQAELPLLPYDPVTCSQCGAVLNPYARVDYTSRIWFCSLCLHKNPFPHSYSNIGDTNLPAELFPTYSAVEYARTAPTPAPAHNWPNGGLSSSSSLSSMVSSSPNSGSDDSRGIRPAFVLVVDVATPRDELAALKNELLLVLEQLPETALVGLVTFDSMVRVHDLEFSECSRVVVLHGDRQLSSLQIQQFLGINRPRQQQLGKMPFSQKQGFLLPVSECEFNISTAIEEIQSSAVKPGHRPGRSTGAAISAALGLLEGCLVSTGSRIMVFTSGPATVGPGIIVDSDLGYSIRTHRDLINGHAPYYSRSCSFYRQVSQRLTDASIVLDLFACSLDQAGSAELKDPVERSGGFMMLGESFESNQFRKCLRHIFTRDEEGYLKMYFDATIEIVTTKDVKICGALGPCVSLRKVNNLVSSTEIGEGGTYIWKFGTITNKTCIAFFFEVSDEQKVQLGSAFFIQFITRYRHGNMGIRKRVTTAARRWVGNRSPEIAAGFDQETAASVIARLAIHRAENCFARDVIRWLDDTLIHFASKFGDYVEEDPSSFRLASNFSLFPQFMYYLRRSQFIDVFNSSPDETAFFRLMLNREGVVGSLIMIQPTLLQYSFDGPPIPVLLDVRSISPDVILLFDSYFHVVIHYGSKIAQWRKLGYDKDPNHENLRKLLEAPEIDAQQLVADRVPAPKLIKCDQHGSQARFLLAKLNPSVTQNSTYTDGSDIILTDDLSLQVFLDHLQELAVQG, encoded by the exons ATGGATTTCGTGGAATTGGAAGCCATAGAAGGCCTCCGATGGTCCTGGAACTCCTGGCCGTCTTCCAAAGCCGACCAAGCCGCTCTCGTCATCCCCCTAAGCGTCATGTGCACGCCGCTGATGCAACAAGCCGAGCTCCCACTCCTCCCCTACGACCCCGTCACCTGCTCCCAATGCGGCGCCGTTTTGAACCCCTACGCGCGCGTCGACTACACCTCCCGCATCTGGTTCTGCTCCTTGTGCCTCCACAAGAACCCCTTCCCTCACTCCTACTCCAACATCGGCGACACCAATCTCCCCGCCGAGCTCTTCCCCACTTACAGCGCCGTCGAGTACGCCCGAACCGCCCCAACTCCCGCCCCGGCCCACAATTGGCCCAACGGCGGGCTGTCGTCCTCGTCCTCGCTGTCCTCGATGGTGTCGTCGTCGCCAAACTCCGGGTCCGACGATTCGCGAGGGATCCGACCCGCGTTTGTGTTGGTCGTCGACGTGGCCACGCCCCGGGATGAGCTGGCGGCTCTGAAGAACGAGCTGCTGCTTGTGCTGGAGCAACTGCCGGAGACTGCTCTGGTGGGTTTAGTCACGTTTGATTCCATGGTGCGTGTTCATGATCTCGAGTTTTCCGAGTGCTCCAGAGTCGTTGTGCTTCACGGAGACCGGCAGCTCTCATCGCTTCAG ATTCAACAATTTCTGGGCATTAATAGGCCTAGGCAGCAGCAACTCGGAAAAATGCCTTTTTCCCAAAAGCAAGGGTTCTTGCTACCAGTATCTGAGTGTGAGTTCAACATTTCAACTGCAATTGAAGAAATCCAGTCTTCGGCAGTCAAGCCTGGTCATCGCCCAGGAAGGTCAACAGGAGCAGCAATTTCAGCCGCACTTGGACTTTTGGAAGGATGCTTGGTGAGCACTGGCTCCAGAATCATGGTCTTCACATCTGGACCTGCAACTGTAGGCCCAGGAATTATTGTAGATTCTGATCTTGGTTATTCCATCAGAACTCACCGAGATCTCATCAATGGTCATGCCCCTTACTATAGTAGATCTTGCAGCTTCTACAGACAAGTGTCACAGAGGTTAACTGATGCATCTATTGTCCTTGATTTGTTTGCTTGTTCTCTTGATCAAGCTGGCTCTGCGGAACTTAAGGATCCTGTTGAGAGATCGGGTGGTTTCATGATGCTAGGTGAGTCCTTTGAGTCGAATCAGTTCAGAAAATGTTTGCGGCACATTTTTACTCGTGATGAAGAGGGGTATTTGAAGATGTATTTTGATGCAACTATTGAGATAGTGACCACTAAAGATGTTAAAATCTGTGGAGCCCTAGGTCCTTGTGTATCTCTTCGGAAAGTTAACAATTTAGTGAGTAGCACTGAGATTGGTGAGGGTGGTACCTATATATGGAAGTTTGGTACTATTACCAATAAAACATGCATCGCCTTTTTCTTTGAAGTTAGTGATGAGCAGAAAGTTCAACTTGGCTCGGCATTCTTTATACAGTTCATAACACGATACCGACATGGGAACATGGGAATCCGGAAACGGGTGACAACTGCTGCAAGAAGATGGGTTGGTAACCGTTCACCAGAAATTGCTGCTGGGTTCGATCAAGAAACAGCTGCTTCTGTGATAGCCAGGCTTGCTATTCACCGAGCTGAGAATTGTTTTGCTCGAGATGTTATTAGATGGCTGGATGACACGTTGATCCATTTTGCTTCAAAATTTGGAGACTATGTGGAGGAAGATCCATCTTCTTTCCGCTTGGCATCCAACTTCTCTCTTTTTCCCCAATTCATGTATTATTTGAGGAGGTCTCAGTTTATTGATGTCTTTAATAGTAGTCCTGATGAGACAGCTTTCTTTCGGCTGATGCTGAACCGTGAGGGCGTGGTGGGTTCTCTTATCATGATCCAGCCTACACTTCTCCAATATTCCTTTGACGGTCCACCCATTCCAGTCCTCCTGGATGTTCGCTCTATCTCTCCAGATGTTATTTTGCTCTTTGATTCTTACTTTCATGTGGTTATTCACTATGGGTCCAAGATTGCTCAATGGAGGAAGCTTGGTTATGATAAGGATCCAAATCATGAGAATTTGAGGAAGCTGTTGGAAGCCCCAGAAATTGATGCACAGCAGTTGGTGGCTGACCGTGTTCCTGCACCGAAGCTCATTAAATGTGACCAGCATGGTAGCCAGGCAAGGTTTCTTCTTGCAAAGTTGAATCCATCGGTTACCCAGAATTCAACATACACGGATGGCTCGGATATTATCTTGACTGATGATTTGAGCTTGCAAGTATTTTTAGATCACTTGCAGGAACTGGCAGTGCAAGGCTGA